In Hevea brasiliensis isolate MT/VB/25A 57/8 chromosome 13, ASM3005281v1, whole genome shotgun sequence, a single genomic region encodes these proteins:
- the LOC110649911 gene encoding cuscuta receptor 1 isoform X1: MKALNATLPTQGLLNFKNLVYLDLSFSTLHNNFLKDIGKISSLKILLLSGCQLSGTIPAAKGLCELKHLLKLDMSNNDLRGTLPSCLANLTSLQQLDISSNHFIGNISISPLGTLTSLHKLQLSRNLFKIPISLLPFFNHSKLKFLDCHENEIYADIDVPNLTPKFQLETLDLSGQGDGGVFPKFLDYQHKLEYVDLSDIKMKGEFPHWLIGNNTKLYTLHLPSCSLSGPLHLPMHSHVYLSHLDISDNSFNSPIPTEIGVQFPNLYFLNLSGNGLIGDIPSSFGKMSQLIKLDLSNNRLSGIIPQDLIVGCISLFNLILSNNNLQGQIFPEQANCKELDRLLLDGNQFTGSIPYSILNCTLLNMLDVSDNHLFGSIPGWIRNMTFLRVLDISENKFSGTLPSNFVPPQIREVYLSNNRLQGPLTNAFYNCSELMTLDLSRNYFTRRIPDWFGKFPKLSYLLLGYNNLVGEIPIQLCNLGQLSLVDLSNNNLSGHVLPCITAASNKVRQEEVGTNPYMASSPAYMKQPLEFTTKSISYYFQGSILKYISGLDLSCNNLTV; encoded by the exons ATGAAAGCCCTCAATGCTACCCTACCTACTCAAG GGTtgctgaatttcaaaaatttggtGTATTTGGATTTGAGTTTTTCCACTCTCCACAACAACTTCTTGAAAGACATTGGAAAGATATCATCACTTAAGATTTTATTATTGTCGGGATGTCAACTAAGTGGAACCATACCTGCTGCCAAAG GTTTATGCGAGTTAAAACATCTTCTAAAGTTAGATATGAGCAACAATGATCTCCGTGGCACATTGCCTTCGTGTCTAGCAAATTTAACATCCCTTCAACAATTAGATATATCTTCCAATCACTTCATTGGAAATATTTCCATATCTCCCCTGGGGACTCTCACATCCTTACATAAATTACAACTTTCAAGAAACCTATTCAAAATTCCAATCTCACTACTGCCGTTCTTTAACCATTCAAAGCTCAAGTTCTTGGATTGTCATGAGAACGAGATATATGCAGATATAGATGTTCCTAATTTGACACCAAAATTTCAATTAGAGACCTTAGATTTGTCAGGTCAAGGAGATGGTGGAGTGTTTCCCAAGTTCCTCGATTATCAGCATAAGTTAGAGTATGTTGATCTGTCAGATATTAAAATGAAGGGAGAGTTTCCACATTGGTTGATTGGAAACAACACAAAATTATACACACTTCACTTGCCTAGTTGTTCTCTTTCAGGGCCCCTCCACTTGCCAATGCATTCCCATGTGTATTTGTCACACTTAGATATCTCTGACAACAGCTTCAACAGTCCTATTCCAACAGAAATTGGAGTACAATTTCCAAATTTATATTTTCTAAACTTGTCTGGAAATGGTCTCATTGGTGACATTCCTTCATCATTTGGGAAAATGAGCCAATTGATAAAATTAGACTTGTCCAACAATCGACTATCAGGCATAATACCCCAAGACTTGATTGTTggatgtatttcattatttaatctcATTCTTTCAAACAATAATTTGCAAGGCCAAATATTCCCAGAACAGGCTAATTGCAAAGAATTGGATCGATTATTGTTGGATGGCAATCAATTCACTGGAAGTATCCCATATAGCATACTTAACTGCACCTTGTTGAATATGTTGGATGTGAGTGATAATCATCTCTTTGGTAGCATTCCTGGTTGGATAAGGAATATGACTTTTCTTCGAGTCTTGGATATATCAGAGAACAAGTTCTCTGGAACCCTACCATCTAACTTTGTCCCTCCACAGATCAGAGAAGTTTATTTATCAAATAATAGGCTACAAGGACCACTGACAAATGCATTTTACAATTGTTCTGAATTAATGACATTGGATCTTAGTCGCAACTATTTCACTAGAAGGATTCCAGATTGGTTTGGCAAGTTTCCAAAATTGAGCTATCTTCTTTTGGGTTATAACAATCTTGTAGGTGAAATACCAATTCAGTTGTGCAACTTAGGCCAATTAAGCTTGGTTGATCTTTCTAATAATAATCTTTCTGGCCATGTCCTCCCTTGCATAACCGCTGCTAGCAATAAGGTTAGGCAAGAAGAAGTTGGCACAAATCCGTATATGGCTTCATCTCCAGCTTATATGAAACAGCCTTTGGAGTTTACAACAAAGAGTATATCGTATTACTTCCAAGGAAGCATTCTCAAGTACATATCAGGGCTCGATCTGTCCTGCAACAATTTGACAG TTTGA